A window of the Salarias fasciatus chromosome 7, fSalaFa1.1, whole genome shotgun sequence genome harbors these coding sequences:
- the LOC115392318 gene encoding ceramide kinase-like, with protein MERPARLLLLSELRVRNAAYDVSLCRSLLTWKRRASSPVYHPFRPSVSHAVSVAEIISVREEEEEKSGGRRRDDGSWRKIQEGEGEGEGPDCRQAFTVSYVERGRQHRWRCAQVTFTCPTEASCQRWVAGIRELLAANASRPRRLLVYINPYGGKKQGKRIYEQKVAPLFARAGVSTHVIVTEYANHARDHLRTEAELKQFDGVVCVGGDGMFSEIIHGLIWRTQVDGSVDPGCPDETLSPCSLRVGIIPAGSTDCICFATVGTNDPVTSALHIIVGDSQAMDVCSIHHNNTFLRYSVSLLGYGFYGDVLTDSERKRWMGPARYDLSGLKMFLTHHYYEGTVSYLPARGILGTPRDGARCRSGCVVCQHNGQLLSEKAERYETEKQSDDESDGEWRTIRGKFLAINAASMSCACPRSPKGLSPAAHLADGTTDLILVRKCSRFNFLRHLLRHTSKDDQFDLTFVEVHRVRRFRFTPRHCQSDSDLELDLRENNKGQIFSQICTDHPACGCAPAYSSWNCDGEILTHTAIDVRVHCQLIKLFARGIEEPTVFEDLSNPCAI; from the exons ATGGAGAGGCCggccaggctgctgctgctgtccgagCTCCGCGTCAGAAACGCCGCGTACGATGTGAGCCTGTGCCGGTCCCTGCTCACCTGGAAGCGACGGGCCTCCAGCCCGGTGTACCACCCGTTCAGACCCA GTGTGAGCCACGCCGTGTCGGTGGCAGAGATCATCTCCGTccgcgaggaggaggaggagaagagcggCGGCCGGCGCCGGGACGATGGCAGCTGGAGGAAAAtccaggagggggagggggagggggaggggccggaCTGCAGGCAGGCCTTCACAG tgtcgTACGTGGAGCGGGGTCGGCAGCACCGCTGGCGGTGTGCCCAGGTCACCTTCACCTGCCCCACCGAGGCGTCGTGTCAGCGCTGGGTCGCCGGCATCCGAGAGCTGCTCGCCGCTAACG CCAGCAGACCCAGACGCCTCCTGGTCTACATCAACCCGTACGGCGGGAAGAAGCAGGGCAAGCGGATCTACGAGCAGAAGGTGGCGCCGCTGTTCGCCCGCGCCGGCGTCTCCACGCACGTCATCG TGACGGAGTACGCCAACCACGCCAGGGACCACCTGAGGACGGAGGCGGAGCTGAAGCAGTTTGACGG CGTGGTGTGTGTCGGAGGCGACGGCATGTTCAGCGAGATCATCCACGGCCTGATCTGGCGGACGCAGGTGGACGGCAGCGTGGATCCCGGCTGCCCCGACGAGACGCTGTCGCCCTGCTCGCTGCGCGTCGGGATCATCCCGGCAG GGTCGACGGACTGCATCTGCTTCGCCACGGTGGGCACCAACGACCCCGTGACCTCTGCCCTGCACATCATCGTAG gaGACTCCCAGGCCATGGACGTGTGCTCCATCCACCACAACAACACCTTCCTGCGCTACTCCGTCTCGCTGCTGGGATACGGTTTCTACGGCGACGTGCTGACCGACAGTGAGAGGAAGCGGTGGATGGGCCCGGCCCGATACGACCTGTCAG GTCTGAAGATGTTCCTCACTCATCATTACTACGAGGGAACCGTCTCCTACCTGCCCGCCAGAGGCATCCTGGGAACGCCGCGAGACGGCGCCAGGTGTCGATCTGG CTGTGTGGTTTGTCAGCACAACGGGCAGCTGCTCTCAGAGAAGGCTGAGAGGTACGAGACGGAGAAGCAGTCGGACGATG agagtgACGGCGAGTGGAGGACGATCCGAGGGAAGTTCCTCGCCATCAACGCTGCCAGTATGAGCTGTGCTTGTCCCCGCAGCCCGAAAGGCCTTTCTCCCGCCGCCCACCTGGCCGACGGCACCACCGACCTCATCCTGGTCCGGAAGTGTTCCCGCTTCAACTTCCTGCGACACCTCCTCCGACACACCAGCAAGGACGACCAG TTCGACCTCACCTTCGTGGAGGTCCACCGCGTCCGCCGCTTCCGCTTCACGCCGCGCCACTGCCAGAGCGACtcggacctggagctggacctgcgGGAGAACAACAAGGGTCAGATCTTCAGCCAGATCTGCACCGACCACCCGGCTTGTGGCTGCGCGCCCGCCTACAGCAGCTGGAACTGCGACGGGGAGATCCTGACCCACACGGCCATCGACGTCAG agtgCACTGCCAGTTGATCAAGCTGTTTGCACGAGGGATCGAAGAGCCGACCGTGTTCGAGGACCTCAGCAACCCCTGTGCAAtataa